GAGATCATGAAAAATTGCAGCAGCCAGAACAGCCTGTCGGTCTATACCGGGGTAATTGCTACTGATGGACATACAGAGTTTGCAGACAGAAAGTGTATGCTCAAGCAGTCCGCCGATATAGGCATGATGGACAGATTTTGCCCCTGTAGCCATAAGCAGACGTTCTCTGATACTGGAAGACTTCAAAACATTCCTGCAAAACTTCTTCCATGGTTTATACGTCATATATTCAGCAATCAAATAGTCTATCTCCTGCAGCATCGTTTCAGGGTCAACCTTACTGCATGGAAGATAATCAGACAATTCAAGTCCCAGCTGTCTTTCATCTACAACGTCCAGAGCTTCAACAGTAAACTGAAGCTTGTCCCGAAAAGTCCCGATACTTCCTCCTGCCCTAATGAACATTCCAGAAGAAAGCTGTGGTATATTCTGGCTGAGAGGACTCCAGACTTTTGCTTCTATTCTGCCACTGCAATCCTGCAATGTAAGATTCCAAAAAGGTCCGTTTCTGGATTCCCGCATTTGAGCTTCGGCTAAAATAAAAAAATCCTGAATTTTATCACCGGAGACAAAATCTTTAATATATGTAAATTTTTGAGTCACGTCTTGCTATTCCCGAGTTGCTTTGATACCTGCGTCAAGACACCTCAATCGAATAAGAAAAAGGTGCGTTAATAAGAATTGCCTTGAATTCCGGCAAAATGTCAAATCCCAAATGAGTAACAGTTTATGAAAGTACTTCTAACAAATGATGACGGCATACAGGCTACAGGGCTGAGAGCTCTTTACCACGGCATGAAAAAAGCCGGTATAGAAGTCAAAGTAGTAGCCCCGGTCAGTGAACAGTCAGCGGTTGGTCATGCAGTTTCAATATCAACCCCGTTAAGGGTTAAAGAATTCAATGAAGACGGCTTCCACGGATTGGGCGTTTACGGTACTCCGGTAGACTGCGTCAAGCTTGCTCTAAGTACTTTATTGAAAAAAAAGCCTGACATTGTTGTTTCTGGGATAAATAGCGGAGCGAATGTAGGAATTGATATCCTATACTCCGGGACAGTCTCAGCAGCAACAGAAGGGGCTCTGATGGGCATACCCTCACTGGCTGTATCATATGATGATTTCAACCCGGGAGATCTTTCTGAACAGGCTGATTATTGTATTGGACTTCTGGACAAAATCCCCTGGGACAGCCTTAAGGAAAAAACTGTCATAAACTTAAATTTTCCAGCCATACCAACCTCTGAGACCAAAGGCGTAAAAATATGCCCTCATACAAGGGTTTCGTGGCAGGATTGGTATGACTCCAGAATTGATCCACGCGGTCACCCCTACTACTGGATAAACGGGGTAATGCCTCCGGAAAGAATCAGCCCGGACACCGATAGAGCCCTACTTACTGAAGGTTTTATAACTGTAACCCCACTTCACTTTGATTTTAATGACCGTGATAGTTTTGATATTTTGCAATCAAAATTATTATGAGAGCAGATGTTTTTTATACTTTAAATAGACACATCAAACAAAAATGATGTAGATTTGTTTTATTTTAAATACCAAATCAGCCATTCCACTCTAAGGAGGACTCCATGCCATTAGTCTCACCAAAAGAAATGTTTAAAGGCGCATATACCGGCGGTTATGCTATTGGAGCATTTAACGTCAACAATATGGAAATAATCCAAGGGATTATTGAAGCCGGAACGGAAGAAAAATCACCATTGATACTTCAGGTTTCTGCTGGAGCCAGAAAATATGCCGGTCAGGGATACATTATCAAATTAATGGAAGCTGCACTTCAGGATACAGACCTCCCGGTAGTTCTTCACCTCGACCATGGACAGAATTTTGAAATCTGCAAAAAAGTTATCGATGCCGGCTTTACCTCTGTAATGATTGACGGCTCTCATCTGCCCTTTGATGAAAACATTGCTGTCACGAAAAAAGTTGTCGAGTATGCCCACCCCAAAGGTATCTGGGTCGAAGCAGAATTAGGACGACTCGCCGGTGTTGAAGACGACGTTCATTCTGACGAACATATCTATACTGACCCTGATGAAGCTGTGGAATTTGTTGAAAAAACCGGTTGCGATTCACTAGCCATTGCAATAGGAACTAGCCACGGAGCCTATAAATTCTCAGGAAAACCTAAACTGGACTTCGATCGTCTGGAAAAGATCAGTTCCTTGATGCCGGACTACCCTATAGTTCTTCATGGAGCATCCAGCGTTGTTCAGGAATATGTTCAGATGGCAAACCAGTACGGTGGAAATATTGGCGGAGCCAAAGGTGTACCGGAAGATCTTCTCAGAAAAGCCGCATCCATGGCTGTCTGCAAAATTAACATCGATACGGATATCAGGTTGGCTATGACCGCGATGATCCGCAAATTTCTGGCAGAAAACCCGGAAGCTTTTGACCCCAGAGGTTACCTTGGGGAAGCTAGAAAAGCTGTAAAGGATATGGTTTGCCATAAAATTAAAAACGTACTTGGCAGTTCTGGAAAGGCTTAATCTTTCCGCCTGTTGCGGGAAGACAACTTCAACAAATTATTATTAAGGCGGCCTGGGCGGCTGTTATTTGATTGTGAGTACTACACCGGGTGCAATTAATTTGCACCCGGTTAATCTGCTAACATCACTGCCCCGGTTTTTTTCAGGAGGAATAAGATGGCTGTTAATGTTGGTATTAATGGATTCGGGCGTATCGGGCGTTACTTAACCCGCCTTATTGCCGAAGACAATGATTTGAATCTTGTCGCTATCAATGCGAGAGCTTCAAACGAAGACCTGGCACTGCTTTTGAAACATGATTCTGTTCATGGTAAATTTGCAGCAGAGGTTGTACCAAACGAAAAAGGTTTTACTGTTAACGGTAAACAGATCCTTATCACCCGCTGCGCCCCCGGCGAATGGGAATGGGAAAAACTACAATGTGACCTTGTCATCGAAACCACTGGAAAATTCAGAGACCGTGAAAGTTGCGAAAAAGCATTAGCATGCGGAGCCAAAAAAGTTATTATCAGCGCACCGGGAAGGCATCCAGATATTACAGTTGTAATGGGTGTCAATGATGACCAGCTGACTCCGGAACATAAAATAATTTCGGCAGCATCCTGTACAACCAACTGTCTGGCTCCGGCAACCAAAGTAATCCATGATAATTTCGGCATAAGCCATGGGCTTATGACAACTGTCCATGCTTACACTATGAGCCAGAGAGTTCTTGATGGCACCCATTCTGATATCAGACGCGGACGCACCTGCGGCTCTAATATTGTCCCGACAACAACCGGAGCAGCCAAATCGCTAAAGCACGTCATACCTGAATTGGAAGGTAAGCTTGATGGAATGTCTATAAGAGTGCCAACTCCTGATGTCTCACTTGTAGACCTCACCTGCACGGTTGAGAAAGAAACAACCGTAGAAGAAGTTAATGCCGTCTTAAAAGCCGCATCCAATGAAAACATGGGATATACTGAAATGCCTCTCGTTTCCACTGACTATATTGGAGACACTCATGGTGGAGTTGTAGACGGCCCTCTAACCTCCGTAATGAACGGAAATATGATTAAATTGATAGTCTGGTATGACAACGAAGCTAGTTTTACCAATCAGCTCGTAAGGCTCACTAAAAAAACAGCAACAATGCTGTAGTTAGCTTTTATAAAAATGGTTCTAGTATAAAAAAATAAGCATGCTGTTTTTTAAAACAGCATGCTTATTTTTTTACCGAACAACTATTTTTTAATTTTATTTTTAAATTTTAATTCTTCCACAGCACAGTAAAGTACCGGGACAACATACACGGTTAGTATAGCAATAGACATACCTCCAAATGAAGGGATAGCCATTGGAACCATTATATCTGAGCCTCTACCGGTTGAGGTGAGGATTGGTAATAAAGCCAGAATTGTTGTTGCCGAAGTCATAAGTGCCGGTCTGATTCTTCTTTCAGCACCAGAGACAACTGTTTCACGAATTTCAGCAATTGAGCCCATAGAGCGTTTTTTCTTACTCTCATCAAGGTAAGTTGCCATTATCACCCCATCATCCGAGGCTATTCCAAACAAAGCTAAAAAGCCTACCCAGATAGCAACACTCAAATTGATAGGCCCTATCTGGAACAGTTCACGCATTGGCGTACCTAGAACACTAAAATTCATAAACCACGACTGACCATACAGCCAAACCATTAAAAAACCACCAGACCATGCTACAAAGATGCCTGAAAAAACCATCATAGTCGTTGTTAATGACTTGAACTGCATATATAAAATCAGAATTATAAAGAGCAAAGCCAGTGGCAATATCAATTCAAGCTTCTTCTGGGCCCTGATTTGATTTTCATAACTTCCGGCAAATTCATACGAAACGCCAGAGGGAATAACCAACTCTCCAGAGTCTATTTTAGACTGCAAAAAAGCTTTTGCCTGCTCGACAACATCCACTTCGGCAAACCCGGGCTTCTTATCAAAAAGTACATATCCGACAAGAAATGTATCTTCACTCTTGATAACCTGCGGGCCACGAACATAGCGTATTTCTGCAAGTTGATTTAAAGGAACCTGCTCTCCACCGGGAGCACTGACAAGAATCTTGCCCAGAGAATCAATATTATCCCGAAGCTCACGCAAATAGCGAACCCGGACTGGATATCTCTCACGGCCCTCAACAGTTGTAGTAACAACTTTACCGCCAACTGCGACCTCTATAACACTCTGAACTTGAGAAAGCATAATACCGTGTCTGGCAATGGCTTCTCTATCAATAACTATTTCAAGATACGGCTTACCGACAATCCTGTCAGCAATGACCGCTTCTGGTTGAACAGAGCCTACCTGCTTCATATATTTTTCAAACTCAAGAGCTACTTTCTCAAGAGTTTTTAAATCCGGGCCTTTAATTTTTATTCCCATCGGAGCCCGCATTCCAGATTGAAGCATAACAATTCTAGCTGCAATAGGTTGCAGCTTGGGAGCAGAAGTAACCCCCGGAATAGTAGCCACTTTAACAATAGACTTCCAAATATCGCCGGGAGAATTTATTCCTTTCCAACTTTTGCGTCCGTTATTCAAATCAGGATCAAGGGCTTGTCTCCATAATCTGAAAGGCTTGCCATCCTCATCGGGAATCAAATTTCCACTCTCGTCACGGTCATAATACCCTTTAACAAGATATGGAT
This genomic window from Maridesulfovibrio bastinii DSM 16055 contains:
- the fba gene encoding class II fructose-1,6-bisphosphate aldolase, with the translated sequence MPLVSPKEMFKGAYTGGYAIGAFNVNNMEIIQGIIEAGTEEKSPLILQVSAGARKYAGQGYIIKLMEAALQDTDLPVVLHLDHGQNFEICKKVIDAGFTSVMIDGSHLPFDENIAVTKKVVEYAHPKGIWVEAELGRLAGVEDDVHSDEHIYTDPDEAVEFVEKTGCDSLAIAIGTSHGAYKFSGKPKLDFDRLEKISSLMPDYPIVLHGASSVVQEYVQMANQYGGNIGGAKGVPEDLLRKAASMAVCKINIDTDIRLAMTAMIRKFLAENPEAFDPRGYLGEARKAVKDMVCHKIKNVLGSSGKA
- a CDS encoding 3'-5' exoribonuclease YhaM family protein, whose protein sequence is MTQKFTYIKDFVSGDKIQDFFILAEAQMRESRNGPFWNLTLQDCSGRIEAKVWSPLSQNIPQLSSGMFIRAGGSIGTFRDKLQFTVEALDVVDERQLGLELSDYLPCSKVDPETMLQEIDYLIAEYMTYKPWKKFCRNVLKSSSIRERLLMATGAKSVHHAYIGGLLEHTLSVCKLCMSISSNYPGIDRQAVLAAAIFHDLGKAWELSGGLVNDYTDEGRLLGHIYIGLEKLEPFLAREKSLPDELKLHLKHLILSHHGEYEYGSPKRPKTPEAFVLHYADNIDAKMNTVFAELEKLEGTEKQWTPFQRYLDRYLYRAEVTPVAKDKKLEEVKDGNQCLLPLKE
- the surE gene encoding 5'/3'-nucleotidase SurE, translating into MKVLLTNDDGIQATGLRALYHGMKKAGIEVKVVAPVSEQSAVGHAVSISTPLRVKEFNEDGFHGLGVYGTPVDCVKLALSTLLKKKPDIVVSGINSGANVGIDILYSGTVSAATEGALMGIPSLAVSYDDFNPGDLSEQADYCIGLLDKIPWDSLKEKTVINLNFPAIPTSETKGVKICPHTRVSWQDWYDSRIDPRGHPYYWINGVMPPERISPDTDRALLTEGFITVTPLHFDFNDRDSFDILQSKLL
- the gap gene encoding type I glyceraldehyde-3-phosphate dehydrogenase translates to MAVNVGINGFGRIGRYLTRLIAEDNDLNLVAINARASNEDLALLLKHDSVHGKFAAEVVPNEKGFTVNGKQILITRCAPGEWEWEKLQCDLVIETTGKFRDRESCEKALACGAKKVIISAPGRHPDITVVMGVNDDQLTPEHKIISAASCTTNCLAPATKVIHDNFGISHGLMTTVHAYTMSQRVLDGTHSDIRRGRTCGSNIVPTTTGAAKSLKHVIPELEGKLDGMSIRVPTPDVSLVDLTCTVEKETTVEEVNAVLKAASNENMGYTEMPLVSTDYIGDTHGGVVDGPLTSVMNGNMIKLIVWYDNEASFTNQLVRLTKKTATML